In Streptomyces sp. NBC_00483, a single window of DNA contains:
- a CDS encoding tartrate dehydrogenase has translation MTTTRHRIALIPGDGIGTEVLPPACAVLDAVGKRHGLAFSYDSFDWSCERYLAEGAMMPTDGLDRIRHHDAVLLGAVGWPGVADHVSLWGLLIPIRRQFHQYVNLRPIKVLEGVPSPVAKAGADVDFVVVRENVEGEYSEIGGRLNRGFPNEMAVQEAVFTRPGVERILDYAFTTARRREGHLVSATKSNGIVHTMPFWDELVREAGARFPEVEWRQEHIDALVAKIVLDPSRYDVIVGSNLFGDILSDLAAAVAGSIGIAPAANLNPEREYPSMFEPVHGSAPDIAGRGIANPLGAIWCASMMLDHLGHPEAATEVFDAFASVLATTDARTADLGGTATTKEFTQLVLDAVTDR, from the coding sequence ATGACGACCACTCGCCACCGCATCGCGCTCATCCCTGGTGACGGCATCGGCACCGAGGTACTGCCGCCCGCCTGCGCCGTCCTCGACGCCGTCGGCAAACGCCACGGACTCGCCTTCTCCTACGACTCGTTCGACTGGTCCTGCGAGCGGTATCTCGCCGAGGGCGCGATGATGCCGACGGACGGCCTGGACCGGATCCGCCACCACGACGCGGTTCTGCTCGGCGCGGTCGGCTGGCCGGGGGTGGCGGACCATGTCTCCCTCTGGGGTCTGCTCATCCCCATCCGCCGCCAGTTCCACCAGTACGTGAACCTGCGTCCCATCAAGGTGCTGGAGGGCGTCCCGAGCCCGGTCGCGAAGGCGGGCGCGGACGTGGACTTCGTCGTCGTGCGCGAGAACGTCGAGGGCGAGTACTCGGAGATCGGCGGGCGTCTCAACCGCGGGTTCCCCAACGAAATGGCCGTCCAGGAAGCGGTGTTCACCCGCCCCGGCGTGGAGCGCATCCTCGACTACGCGTTCACCACCGCGCGACGCCGCGAGGGCCACCTTGTCTCGGCGACGAAATCCAACGGCATCGTGCACACCATGCCGTTCTGGGACGAGCTGGTGCGCGAGGCCGGTGCCCGGTTCCCGGAGGTGGAGTGGCGGCAGGAACACATCGACGCGCTCGTCGCGAAGATCGTCCTCGATCCGTCCCGCTACGACGTGATCGTCGGCTCCAACCTCTTCGGCGACATCCTCTCCGACCTCGCGGCCGCCGTCGCGGGCAGCATCGGCATCGCTCCCGCGGCCAACCTCAACCCGGAGCGCGAGTACCCGTCGATGTTCGAGCCCGTCCACGGTTCGGCCCCCGACATCGCGGGCCGCGGCATCGCCAACCCGCTCGGCGCGATCTGGTGCGCCTCGATGATGCTCGACCACCTGGGCCACCCCGAGGCCGCGACGGAGGTCTTCGACGCGTTCGCGTCCGTTCTCGCGACGACGGACGCGCGGACGGCCGACCTGGGCGGAACGGCGACCACGAAGGAGTTCACCCAGCTCGTGCTCGACGCCGTCACGGACCGCTGA
- a CDS encoding helix-turn-helix domain-containing protein: MIGTRLRALRTERGLSLRALAQQAGLSATLLSQVERGVTEPSLATLRRLADVFGASVVALFDEEDVPAVHISRPGERSTISGPRGLVQYERLAGSNGRLEVLRAILPPGAATSDEPWAHPSTECAYVIDGTLTVEIAGVTHAVTAQESITFDARQPHLYRNAADDPVEYIVSVTPPSP; the protein is encoded by the coding sequence ATGATCGGCACCCGGCTGCGGGCACTGCGCACGGAGCGCGGACTGAGCCTGCGCGCCCTGGCCCAGCAGGCCGGCCTCTCTGCGACGCTCCTGAGCCAGGTGGAACGCGGCGTGACGGAACCGAGTCTGGCCACGCTGCGGCGGCTCGCGGACGTGTTCGGCGCCTCGGTGGTCGCCCTGTTCGACGAGGAGGACGTCCCCGCGGTCCACATCAGCCGGCCCGGTGAGCGCTCCACGATCAGCGGCCCGCGCGGCCTGGTCCAGTACGAGCGCCTCGCCGGGAGCAACGGCCGCCTGGAGGTGCTCCGCGCGATCCTCCCGCCGGGCGCGGCCACGAGCGACGAACCGTGGGCCCACCCCTCCACGGAGTGCGCCTACGTCATCGACGGCACGCTGACCGTGGAGATCGCGGGTGTCACCCACGCGGTGACCGCGCAAGAGTCCATCACCTTCGACGCCCGCCAGCCCCACCTCTACCGCAACGCGGCGGACGACCCGGTGGAGTACATCGTGTCGGTCACTCCCCCGTCGCCGTAG
- a CDS encoding DUF3311 domain-containing protein, whose translation MASTVPRPPTAHRWLLVLPFVWQVALVPVVNGVRFAPLNIPFPMLWQMLGVLASTAVISLVFRLDRRAGVDEEEARFLELTARPAELKAGEEA comes from the coding sequence ATGGCATCGACGGTCCCGAGGCCGCCCACGGCCCACCGCTGGCTGCTCGTCCTCCCGTTCGTCTGGCAGGTCGCGCTCGTGCCCGTGGTCAACGGGGTGCGGTTCGCGCCGCTGAACATCCCGTTCCCGATGCTCTGGCAGATGCTCGGCGTCCTGGCGTCGACCGCCGTCATCAGCCTCGTCTTCCGCCTCGACCGCAGGGCGGGCGTGGACGAGGAGGAGGCCCGGTTCCTCGAACTCACCGCGCGGCCCGCCGAGTTGAAGGCCGGTGAGGAGGCGTGA
- a CDS encoding sodium:solute symporter family protein: MTLALVLAIVVGTVVGAIGFGRRASSGAPATTLSGWAVGGRRFGTVLFWFMNAGEVYTTFAVLGISGYAWAMGAPAYLAFTSVSLSYAIGYWLMPKIWRAGRKHALITQADFFTARFGAPWLGVVTALVGIAALVVYVQIQLVSLSLIVRLTLGSSVSPNAAVVIGAVVMLAFVFLAGLRSAAFSAGVKDVLMVVVVVLLTATVASKVGASSLFDIFRLAEEQHPGIGKFPGIDPASPTTSTWLMTSALNVALGNWVFPHLFQVSYSAASGTAIRRNAIWQPLYSLAYFFVILLGFAALVAGTKPAGGDLNAALLQFVSDSYPAWVVGLVAGTGFLLALAPGSVLLLTSGVLFARNVVGTVTRRGLSDRTTLLVSRLSMIGFAAVAVWLTIGRSQSLVDILLNAYSAIGMLAPAVVLAFLWRRTSAIGVLLGLVAGFTALLAPFAKDYWAAHLPEWEPGLIAMAINAVVVLAVSLITPRPKAEAVAVGLALSAEDCKPPAESTRTGIA, from the coding sequence GTGACGCTCGCCCTCGTGCTCGCCATCGTCGTGGGCACCGTCGTCGGCGCGATCGGCTTCGGCCGCCGCGCGAGCAGCGGCGCCCCAGCCACCACCCTGTCGGGCTGGGCCGTCGGCGGACGCCGCTTCGGCACCGTCCTGTTCTGGTTCATGAACGCGGGCGAGGTGTACACGACCTTCGCCGTCCTCGGCATCTCCGGATACGCGTGGGCCATGGGCGCCCCCGCGTACCTCGCCTTCACCTCGGTCTCCCTCAGTTACGCCATCGGTTACTGGCTCATGCCGAAGATCTGGCGGGCCGGCCGCAAGCACGCGCTGATCACCCAGGCCGACTTCTTCACCGCCCGCTTCGGCGCGCCCTGGCTGGGCGTCGTCACCGCGCTCGTCGGCATCGCCGCCCTCGTCGTCTACGTACAGATCCAGCTGGTCAGCCTCAGCCTCATCGTGCGGCTCACGCTGGGGAGTTCGGTGTCGCCGAACGCGGCCGTGGTCATCGGGGCGGTGGTGATGCTGGCCTTCGTCTTCCTCGCCGGGCTGCGCTCGGCCGCGTTCTCCGCGGGCGTCAAGGACGTCCTCATGGTCGTGGTGGTCGTGCTGCTGACGGCCACGGTGGCGAGCAAGGTCGGGGCCTCGTCCCTTTTCGACATCTTCCGGCTCGCCGAGGAACAGCACCCGGGCATCGGGAAGTTCCCCGGCATCGACCCCGCGTCCCCGACCACGTCGACCTGGCTGATGACGTCCGCGCTGAACGTGGCGCTCGGCAACTGGGTGTTCCCGCACCTGTTCCAGGTCTCCTACTCAGCCGCGTCGGGCACCGCGATCCGCCGCAACGCCATCTGGCAGCCGCTGTACTCGCTCGCGTACTTCTTCGTGATCCTGCTCGGCTTCGCGGCCCTCGTCGCGGGGACGAAGCCGGCGGGCGGTGACCTCAACGCGGCGCTGCTGCAGTTCGTCTCGGACAGCTACCCGGCCTGGGTGGTCGGCCTCGTCGCCGGCACCGGCTTCCTGCTCGCGCTCGCACCCGGCTCCGTACTGCTGCTCACGTCCGGCGTCCTGTTCGCCCGCAACGTCGTCGGCACCGTGACGCGTCGCGGCCTGTCGGACCGCACCACACTCCTCGTCTCCCGCCTGTCGATGATCGGCTTCGCCGCGGTCGCCGTGTGGCTGACCATCGGCCGCAGTCAGTCCCTCGTCGACATCCTGCTGAACGCCTACTCGGCCATCGGCATGCTCGCCCCGGCCGTCGTCCTCGCCTTCCTGTGGCGCCGCACGTCCGCGATCGGCGTCCTGCTCGGCCTCGTCGCCGGGTTCACCGCGCTGCTCGCCCCGTTCGCCAAGGACTACTGGGCCGCGCACCTGCCCGAATGGGAACCGGGCCTCATCGCCATGGCCATCAACGCCGTGGTGGTGCTGGCCGTCAGCCTGATCACGCCGAGGCCGAAGGCGGAGGCCGTGGCAGTGGGCCTGGCCCTTTCGGCGGAGGACTGCAAGCCACCGGCAGAGAGTACGAGGACGGGGATCGCATGA
- a CDS encoding TIGR04076 family protein, which yields MTENDAEELVTELYDLRVTVDRIEGRSVCGMAVGDYFELVDSARLRIPEGRHFCVYALQAVLPLLPAKQRALPAGDWLERDTLVCCPDPEERLIMRIDRTARCRLNTEDLT from the coding sequence ATGACCGAGAACGATGCCGAGGAACTGGTCACCGAGCTCTACGACTTGCGCGTCACCGTCGACCGCATCGAGGGCCGCTCCGTCTGCGGAATGGCTGTCGGCGACTACTTCGAACTCGTCGACAGCGCGCGCCTGCGCATCCCCGAAGGACGCCACTTCTGCGTCTACGCGCTGCAGGCAGTGCTCCCGCTCCTGCCGGCCAAACAGCGCGCGCTGCCCGCCGGTGACTGGCTCGAACGGGACACGCTCGTGTGCTGCCCCGACCCCGAAGAACGACTGATCATGCGCATCGACCGCACGGCGCGGTGCCGCCTGAACACGGAGGACCTGACGTGA
- a CDS encoding LLM class flavin-dependent oxidoreductase, with protein sequence MTATTAAAKVEIGLGLQSDKQPADYARLAARAEDHGFDVLSVFGDLMYQPPLFPLLEMARATRRVRLGAACWNPYSMHPYEIAGQVAALDLASSGRAYLGLARGTWLGDVGIGQPRPLAHIRDAVGLIRALLSGSEEGYEGEVFRLAPGTRLRYRPERPDVPVLIGTWGARTAALAGRIAGEIKIGGSANPAMVDVMRRRIAGGPDAAPADHVGIVVGAVTVVDEDGARARAHARTEVAMYLAVVADLDPTVDVPAGLLAGVKERLARGDSVGAGKLIPDDLLDLFAFSGTPEQVAAQAQLLIDAGASRVEFGTPHGLTDDGGVDLLGTRVLPLLDR encoded by the coding sequence GTGACCGCTACGACCGCCGCGGCGAAGGTCGAGATCGGGCTCGGCCTGCAGAGCGACAAGCAACCCGCCGACTACGCCCGGCTCGCCGCCCGCGCCGAGGACCACGGCTTCGACGTGCTCTCCGTGTTCGGGGACCTGATGTACCAGCCGCCGCTCTTCCCGCTGCTCGAGATGGCCCGCGCGACGCGCCGCGTACGGCTCGGCGCCGCCTGCTGGAACCCGTACTCGATGCATCCGTACGAGATCGCCGGCCAGGTCGCCGCGCTCGACCTGGCCTCGTCCGGGCGCGCGTACCTGGGCCTGGCCCGCGGTACATGGCTGGGCGACGTCGGCATCGGGCAGCCGCGGCCGCTTGCGCACATCCGGGACGCCGTGGGACTGATCCGCGCGCTGCTCTCCGGCTCGGAGGAGGGCTACGAGGGTGAGGTGTTCCGGCTTGCACCGGGCACGCGCCTCCGTTACCGGCCGGAGCGCCCCGATGTCCCCGTGCTGATCGGCACGTGGGGTGCGCGCACGGCGGCTCTCGCCGGGCGCATCGCGGGGGAGATCAAGATCGGCGGTTCGGCGAACCCCGCCATGGTCGACGTGATGCGCCGCCGGATCGCGGGCGGGCCCGACGCCGCTCCCGCGGACCACGTGGGCATCGTGGTCGGCGCCGTGACCGTCGTCGACGAGGACGGGGCGCGGGCGCGGGCCCACGCCCGTACCGAGGTCGCGATGTACCTCGCGGTGGTGGCCGATCTCGACCCGACGGTCGACGTCCCCGCCGGGCTGCTGGCGGGCGTCAAGGAGCGGCTGGCCCGCGGCGACTCGGTCGGCGCCGGGAAGCTGATCCCCGACGACCTCCTGGACCTGTTCGCCTTCTCCGGCACGCCCGAACAGGTCGCGGCGCAGGCCCAGTTGCTCATCGACGCGGGCGCGTCCCGCGTGGAGTTCGGGACGCCGCACGGCCTCACGGACGACGGTGGCGTCGACCTCCTGGGAACGCGGGTGCTGCCGCTCTTGGACCGGTGA
- a CDS encoding alpha-N-acetylglucosaminidase TIM-barrel domain-containing protein, with translation MTRPSPQQPNRPRLSRRRLLSSTAIVLGVTALPTPGGAAFAATGGRAGSGGRAGFDTGPADAALRRLLPRHHGQVTFRPSGGGGAADRFRVSGSRGRIVVEGSTPAVLLAGLHRYLRDVAHASVTWNGEQLNLPKQLPAPTAELTASANVSHRFTLNDTNDGYTGPYRDWDAWQRELDVLALHGFNEVLVTTGVEAAYFDTFRRFGYSEAELLAWIPAPAHQPWWLLQNMSGFGGPVSRRLLERRADLGRKIADRVRELGMTVVLPGWFGTVPDGFPERVDGAKVVPQGTWSGFKRPDWLDPRTGAFAEVGAEFYARLDTRLGGTSMYKMDLLHEGGRPGDVPVGEAARAVETALRTAHPEAVWAILGWQTNPRREILDAVDRDRMLIVDGLSDRYATVTDRESDWGDTPYTYGSIWNFGGHTALGANTPDWVESYPRWRDKDGSRLSGIAAMPEGADNNPAALALLGDLAWTAGSVDLDDWFGRWAASRYGGADRHASAAWRVLRETAYGMRRTDSWSEAPDGLFGARPALNVQSAAAWSPKAERYDTAAFDRALTELLAVDEELRDSSAYRYDLLDVARQVLANRSRVLLPQIRAAYEARDTALFEQLTRTWLDWMKLLDDALATSEQHLLGRWLAEARAWGADRAERDQLEYDARSIVTTWGDRAGSDAGLRDYANREWSGLVSGLYLPRWRRYFAELTASLAEDREPAGIDWFAMDDKWAHGHEPYPERPSGSIERLARRIHDTLANTAHQATLTASAAHAAVSTDEPVTVEVTFTNRNGLAAARGVVLSLDLPDGLTARAEGPVVAASVAPGESFTGRFTVSLTGAADGLVLRARADAAYRMGTARGAAVDAVRLLAGTGVKDPYKTVSFNDAVFGQSGDAFAIEGGGADLWGGTDEFGAIYRPGAFTDGSSASVRVTAQDRTGGWARAGLIVRNDLTGKGSSGYVNLAVTPSNGCALSWDADGNGRLDSVTTAGGSVTAPVRLRLTRQGATYKGEFSTDGTTWTTVGTAAPAGAAGGGQDVGVFMSAANGGSQERGIVTFDELRTPSSPSGD, from the coding sequence GTGACCCGACCCTCACCGCAGCAGCCGAACCGGCCCCGCCTGAGCCGCAGACGGCTGCTGTCGAGCACGGCGATCGTGCTGGGTGTCACGGCCCTGCCCACACCGGGCGGGGCCGCCTTCGCCGCCACTGGCGGCCGCGCGGGCTCCGGCGGCCGTGCGGGCTTCGACACCGGACCCGCCGACGCGGCGCTGCGCCGACTGCTGCCCCGCCACCACGGCCAGGTCACCTTCCGCCCGTCGGGCGGCGGGGGCGCGGCCGACCGGTTCCGGGTCTCCGGCTCCCGCGGGCGCATCGTCGTGGAGGGATCGACCCCGGCCGTCCTCCTCGCCGGTCTGCACCGCTATCTGCGCGATGTCGCGCACGCCTCCGTCACCTGGAACGGCGAGCAGCTGAACCTTCCGAAGCAACTGCCCGCACCGACCGCCGAGTTGACGGCGTCGGCGAACGTCTCCCACCGGTTCACCCTGAACGACACCAACGACGGCTACACCGGCCCCTACCGCGACTGGGACGCCTGGCAGCGCGAGCTGGACGTGCTCGCGCTGCACGGATTCAACGAGGTCCTCGTGACGACCGGCGTGGAGGCCGCCTACTTCGACACGTTCCGGCGGTTCGGGTACTCCGAGGCCGAGCTGCTGGCGTGGATCCCGGCTCCGGCGCACCAGCCGTGGTGGCTGCTGCAGAACATGTCCGGGTTCGGCGGCCCGGTCAGCCGGCGCCTGCTGGAGCGGCGCGCCGACCTCGGCCGCAAAATCGCCGACCGCGTACGGGAGTTGGGCATGACGGTGGTGCTGCCGGGCTGGTTCGGCACCGTGCCCGACGGCTTCCCCGAGCGGGTCGACGGGGCGAAGGTCGTGCCGCAGGGCACCTGGAGCGGGTTCAAGCGCCCCGACTGGCTCGACCCGCGCACCGGAGCCTTCGCCGAGGTGGGCGCCGAGTTCTACGCCCGGCTCGACACGCGACTCGGCGGCACCTCCATGTACAAGATGGATCTGCTGCACGAGGGCGGACGGCCCGGCGACGTGCCGGTCGGTGAGGCCGCGCGCGCCGTCGAGACGGCCCTGCGCACGGCCCATCCCGAGGCCGTGTGGGCGATCCTCGGCTGGCAGACGAATCCGCGCCGCGAGATCCTCGACGCCGTCGACCGCGACCGCATGCTGATCGTCGACGGTCTGTCCGACCGGTACGCCACGGTGACCGACCGGGAGAGCGATTGGGGCGACACCCCGTACACGTACGGCAGCATCTGGAACTTCGGCGGGCACACCGCGCTCGGCGCCAACACCCCGGACTGGGTGGAGAGTTACCCGCGCTGGCGGGACAAGGACGGCAGCAGGCTGTCCGGGATCGCCGCGATGCCGGAGGGGGCCGACAACAACCCCGCGGCGCTCGCACTCCTCGGCGACCTTGCGTGGACGGCGGGCAGTGTCGACCTGGACGACTGGTTCGGGCGGTGGGCGGCGTCCCGGTACGGCGGCGCCGACCGGCACGCGAGCGCGGCCTGGCGGGTGCTGCGTGAGACGGCGTACGGGATGCGCCGCACCGACTCCTGGAGCGAGGCGCCGGACGGCCTGTTCGGGGCCCGGCCGGCGCTGAACGTACAGTCGGCCGCCGCGTGGAGCCCGAAGGCCGAGCGTTACGACACCGCCGCCTTCGACCGCGCCCTCACCGAACTCCTGGCCGTCGACGAGGAGTTGCGGGACAGCTCCGCCTACCGGTACGACCTGCTCGACGTCGCCCGGCAGGTGCTCGCCAACCGCAGCCGGGTGCTGCTGCCACAGATCAGGGCGGCGTACGAGGCACGTGACACCGCACTGTTCGAGCAGCTGACGCGGACGTGGCTCGACTGGATGAAGCTCCTCGACGACGCGCTGGCCACCTCGGAGCAGCATCTGCTGGGCCGGTGGCTCGCCGAGGCCCGTGCCTGGGGAGCCGATCGCGCGGAACGGGACCAACTGGAGTACGACGCCCGGTCGATCGTCACGACCTGGGGTGACCGGGCCGGCAGCGACGCGGGGCTGCGCGACTACGCCAACCGGGAGTGGTCGGGCCTCGTCTCCGGCCTCTATCTGCCCCGCTGGCGCAGGTACTTCGCCGAGCTGACGGCCTCGCTCGCCGAGGACCGGGAGCCCGCCGGGATCGACTGGTTCGCGATGGACGACAAGTGGGCGCACGGCCACGAGCCCTATCCGGAGCGCCCCTCGGGGTCGATCGAGCGGCTCGCACGCCGGATCCACGACACGCTCGCGAACACCGCGCACCAGGCCACGCTGACCGCCTCCGCCGCGCACGCCGCCGTCTCCACGGACGAGCCGGTCACGGTCGAGGTCACGTTCACCAACCGCAACGGCCTGGCGGCGGCGCGGGGCGTCGTCCTCTCGCTCGACCTGCCCGACGGGCTGACCGCTCGTGCGGAGGGCCCGGTCGTCGCGGCTTCGGTGGCTCCCGGCGAGTCCTTCACGGGACGCTTCACGGTGTCACTGACTGGCGCGGCGGACGGGCTCGTGCTCCGGGCGCGCGCCGACGCCGCGTACCGGATGGGCACCGCGCGCGGCGCGGCGGTCGACGCGGTCCGGCTCCTGGCGGGAACGGGGGTCAAGGACCCGTACAAGACGGTGTCGTTCAACGACGCGGTGTTCGGCCAGTCCGGCGATGCCTTCGCCATCGAGGGCGGCGGCGCCGATCTGTGGGGCGGCACGGACGAGTTCGGCGCGATCTACCGCCCCGGGGCCTTCACGGACGGGTCCTCCGCCTCGGTCCGGGTCACCGCCCAGGACCGCACGGGCGGTTGGGCGCGCGCGGGCCTGATCGTCCGCAACGACCTGACGGGCAAGGGGAGTTCGGGATACGTCAATCTCGCGGTCACCCCGTCCAACGGGTGTGCGCTGTCCTGGGACGCCGACGGCAACGGCCGCCTCGACTCCGTCACGACGGCGGGCGGCTCGGTGACGGCGCCGGTGCGGCTGCGTCTGACCCGTCAAGGCGCCACGTACAAGGGAGAGTTCAGCACGGACGGCACCACTTGGACGACGGTCGGCACGGCTGCCCCGGCGGGGGCCGCGGGCGGTGGGCAGGACGTGGGGGTGTTCATGAGTGCGGCTAATGGTGGGAGCCAAGAACGGGGGATCGTGACGTTCGATGAGCTGCGGACCCCATCAAGCCCCTCCGGCGATTGA
- a CDS encoding DUF4091 domain-containing protein gives MRISPRRPGSTDWLTAKVAEAMGTRDTITWVPTGAFANSAEVRVPRYPMKAIQGKDTKELTLSAVRGEQVSAQLAIASGTPLSGVSARVGELTGPEGARLGGDAARRAQVRFVKYVPVQRSKSELDWSATIDQVSSPTEVSGDRDPDVVGDPLEERSAVDVPAYAAQPLWFTFRIPKGTPAGTYKGSVAVTANGKTQATYPLTIEVADVSLPDPSDYRFFLDVWAQPDTIAKAHHVAPWSAKHWKLIDTYNRELASRGQKVINTTVVDNPWHYPWPGNSRKSQTATPYSSMVGWSWDGDRFRFDFARWDKYVAAAERAGIGPDIGAFSMLAFQDKEHLTYVDSRTGKEVYENVELGGERWREAWGAFLRAFEDHLRDTGRLDHTWLSFDERPVETMKVVRDFVHEVAPAFDRRISVAGSISTEPLASNLSVDWGGIDKMTPEKVAQRRKDGKITTFYVYGVPDHPNTFSYSPAVEARMLPWISAQRQLDGLLRWSWNSWTSDPFEQPVHIFTQGDEYLVYPGDDGPMSSIRWEQLKEGIEDFELIAQAREKLADSGSGGDSEALRAALDLATRNLDGRTKDVTDIEKARAAVIRELTS, from the coding sequence GTGCGCATTTCACCCCGGAGACCGGGAAGTACCGACTGGCTCACCGCCAAGGTCGCCGAGGCGATGGGGACGCGGGACACGATCACGTGGGTACCGACAGGGGCCTTCGCGAACTCCGCGGAGGTGCGGGTGCCGCGGTATCCCATGAAGGCGATCCAGGGCAAGGACACCAAGGAGCTGACGTTGTCGGCGGTGCGGGGCGAGCAGGTCTCCGCGCAGCTCGCCATCGCCTCCGGCACACCACTCAGCGGCGTGTCCGCCCGGGTCGGTGAACTGACGGGGCCGGAAGGCGCCCGGCTCGGCGGGGACGCGGCCCGGCGCGCCCAGGTGCGGTTCGTGAAGTACGTGCCCGTGCAGCGCTCCAAGTCCGAGCTGGACTGGTCCGCCACGATCGACCAGGTGAGCTCGCCCACCGAGGTGTCCGGCGACCGCGATCCGGACGTCGTGGGGGACCCGCTGGAGGAGCGGTCGGCCGTCGACGTTCCCGCGTACGCCGCGCAGCCGTTGTGGTTCACCTTCCGCATCCCGAAGGGCACTCCCGCCGGGACGTACAAGGGCTCCGTCGCCGTCACCGCGAACGGGAAGACCCAGGCCACGTACCCGCTGACCATCGAGGTCGCGGACGTGAGCCTGCCCGACCCGTCCGACTACCGGTTCTTCCTGGACGTCTGGGCGCAGCCGGACACCATCGCGAAGGCGCACCACGTCGCACCGTGGTCGGCGAAGCACTGGAAGCTCATCGACACGTACAACCGGGAGTTGGCGAGCCGCGGGCAGAAGGTCATCAACACCACCGTCGTCGACAACCCCTGGCACTATCCGTGGCCGGGGAACAGCCGGAAGTCGCAGACGGCGACCCCGTACTCCAGCATGGTCGGCTGGAGTTGGGACGGCGACCGGTTCCGCTTCGACTTCGCACGCTGGGACAAGTACGTCGCCGCCGCCGAGCGCGCCGGGATCGGCCCGGACATCGGCGCGTTCTCCATGCTGGCCTTCCAGGACAAGGAACACCTGACGTACGTCGACTCGCGCACCGGCAAGGAGGTGTACGAGAACGTCGAGTTGGGCGGCGAGCGGTGGCGGGAGGCATGGGGTGCCTTCCTGCGCGCGTTCGAGGACCATCTGCGGGACACCGGACGCCTCGACCACACGTGGCTGTCCTTCGACGAGCGGCCCGTCGAGACGATGAAGGTCGTCCGCGACTTCGTGCACGAGGTGGCGCCCGCCTTCGACCGGCGCATCTCGGTCGCCGGGTCCATCAGCACGGAGCCCCTGGCCTCGAACCTCTCCGTCGACTGGGGCGGCATCGACAAGATGACCCCGGAGAAGGTCGCGCAGCGCCGCAAGGACGGCAAGATCACCACGTTCTACGTGTACGGGGTTCCGGACCACCCCAACACCTTCTCGTACTCACCCGCGGTCGAGGCCCGGATGCTGCCGTGGATCTCGGCCCAGCGGCAGCTCGACGGGCTGCTGCGCTGGTCGTGGAACAGCTGGACCTCCGACCCGTTCGAGCAGCCGGTGCACATCTTCACCCAGGGCGACGAGTATCTCGTCTATCCGGGGGACGACGGGCCGATGTCGAGCATCCGGTGGGAACAGCTCAAGGAAGGGATCGAGGACTTCGAGCTGATCGCGCAGGCGCGGGAGAAGCTCGCGGACTCCGGGAGCGGTGGTGACAGCGAAGCGCTGCGGGCCGCCCTCGACCTCGCCACCAGGAACCTCGACGGCCGCACCAAGGACGTCACCGACATCGAGAAGGCCAGAGCGGCCGTCATCCGGGAGTTGACCTCGTGA
- a CDS encoding aldo/keto reductase — MSTTPEVTLNNGVTMPQLGFGVFQVPDDEAHAAVTSALDAGYRSIDTAALYENEKGTGRAIADYGLAREDVFVTTKLWNTEQGRDTALRAFDASLDRLGMDYVDLYLIHWPVPSRDKYVETWQAFEEILASGRARAIGVSNFLPEHLDRLAAETSVVPALNQIELHPRLQQSELRAYDAEHGIATEAWSPLGRGNGVLDDEIVTALARKYDRSPAQIVLRWHLQLGNVVIPKSVTPSRIRENIAVFDFELTSDDIAALAGLETGERVGPDPAVLGS, encoded by the coding sequence ATGAGCACCACTCCCGAGGTCACCCTCAACAACGGCGTGACCATGCCGCAGCTCGGCTTCGGCGTCTTCCAGGTTCCCGACGACGAGGCGCACGCCGCGGTCACGAGCGCCCTCGACGCCGGCTACCGCAGCATCGACACGGCGGCCCTGTACGAGAACGAGAAGGGCACCGGCCGCGCCATCGCCGACTACGGCCTGGCCCGTGAGGACGTCTTCGTCACCACGAAGCTGTGGAACACCGAGCAGGGCCGGGACACCGCGCTGCGCGCGTTCGACGCCTCGCTGGACCGGCTCGGCATGGACTACGTCGACCTGTACCTGATCCACTGGCCGGTGCCGTCGCGCGACAAGTACGTCGAGACGTGGCAGGCGTTCGAGGAGATCCTCGCCAGTGGCCGGGCGCGCGCCATCGGCGTCTCCAACTTCCTGCCGGAGCACCTGGACCGGCTCGCCGCCGAGACCTCCGTCGTCCCGGCCCTCAACCAGATCGAGCTGCACCCGCGCCTCCAGCAGAGCGAGCTGCGCGCGTACGACGCGGAGCACGGCATCGCGACGGAGGCGTGGTCCCCGCTGGGCCGCGGCAACGGCGTCCTGGACGACGAGATCGTCACCGCACTCGCCCGCAAGTACGACCGCAGCCCCGCGCAGATCGTGCTGCGCTGGCACCTCCAGCTCGGCAACGTCGTCATCCCGAAGTCGGTGACCCCGTCCCGCATCCGCGAGAACATCGCCGTCTTCGACTTCGAGCTGACCTCGGACGACATCGCCGCGCTCGCAGGCCTTGAGACGGGCGAGCGCGTGGGCCCGGACCCGGCCGTCCTCGGGTCCTGA